CCTGTTGTTCATAAGCTTTAGTTGCCCAATGACGCCGCGAAGTTCTCGATTTCCAGCCTGACGATGTCCGGAAAGGCATCTGGCCCAGCGAAGCCAGGCACAATGTCGAGGGAACGGCCGATCTCATAAGCGCGGTATCGCTCATCGCTTAATGCCGCCTCGACGGCGGACGCGATCGCCTGCTTGATGTCCTCCGGCGTTTCCCTCCGCACGGCGACACCACGCCAAATCGGCGGCGAGACGTTAAGGCCAAGCTCGCCTGCCGTTGGCACCTCCGGCAGCGAGTCAATCCGTTCATCGAAGGCAACCAGCAGCGGTCGGACCTGGCCAGCCTCGGCCATAGGCAGCATGACCCCGACCTCGTCATAGGCAAGGTCGAGACGACCACCGAGCAGATCGGCGTGCATTTCTTGCGCACCATCATAAGGGATGAAGCGATAACCTATATCGCTCTGATCCATCAGGATCATGACGGCGCCCTCGTCGAATGAACCCGCACCGACTCCGCCAATCAGGAGGTCGCGACCCTCATTGCGGGCCGTCATGACCATGGCCTCGAAACTCTCCGCACCGCTGGCACTGGCGTTAAGGAGCCCGATATCAACATGCGCCCGCACCAGAGGGCTCATATCAAGCAGCGACAATTCGGCGGCCGCACCTGTCACTTCAAGCAAGACATAGTCTGTATTGATGCCGAAGATCGTGCAGCCATCAGCCGGGCGCCTCATGACGTCCCTGAAAGCGACGACTCCGCTCCCGCCCGTGATATTGAGCACCTGAACCGGCACGCCCAACTCCTCTTCGATACGAGGCTGAATGGAGCGTGCGAACAAATCGGTGCCGCCGCCGGCCCCGAAGCCGACGATGAGTTCGACCGACGAACAGCCGATAGTAGCATCCTGAGCCAGCGACTGGGTTGCAGCCAGTAAGGCAAATCCAGCGAAGGCCATTGATGCCAAACTTGTCGGACTCATGGCGGGTCTCCTTTGTGGGAACAACCGTATGTGACGCGGATTGCTTATTGGGATCGAACCTCCGCGCTCACTAGCATGTTTTTCCCAATTTACACGACAGGCTAAAAAAGCCCGAAATCCAAATGTCCGCTAATGGGATGGACCGACTGCTCCCTCAGCGCAGGCTGGTCGTTAGACTGAGCCTGTCACCAACAGGAGCGGGATCCCATGACGCGCAAACAGAACGACGATTTAACTGGCCTAGCAACAGTCGGTATCGACATCGGCAAGGACGTTTTCCACCTGGTCGGCTTCGATGCTGGCGGCACAATGGTTCTGCACAAGAAGATCAAGCGCCTGGCCTTGGTACCAACCTTTGAGGCACTGCCGCGCTGCGTCGTTGGTATGGAAGCCTGCCTGAGCGCTCACTTTGTGAGCCGCACACTGAGGAAGCTCGGCTTCCAGCCGCGTATCATTCCAGCGAAGTACACCAGGCCCTTCGTGAAGGGTCAGAAGAACGACTACAACGATGCTGAAGCGATCGCAGAAGCTGCCCTGCGGCCCAACATGCGATGCGTCACTGAGAAGACCCAGGATCAGCTCGATCTACAGGCTTTGCACCGGGTGCGCTCACGCCTGGTGTCGCGACGGACAGCGACGATCAACCAGATCCGAGCCTTCCTCATCGAGCAGGGTATCACTGTGCGTACCGGTGCTGCAGCACTTCGCAATTCCCTTTTCGCCATTCTCAAGAACCGTGAGGATGAGCTGTCGCCCCGGATGGTCGACATCATTGTCGGGCTCTATGAGGACTGGTTGTGGCTCGACCAGCGCATTGAAGCGGTCACCCGTGAGATTGAGACGATCTCCAAGCGCGAGGCGAACTGCCAGCTCTTGATGAGCGTCCCAGGCATCGGTCCTCTAATCTCCACCGGTATGGTAGCAGCTGTCGGGACCGGCGAAGCCTTCGACAAGGGTCGAGACTTCGCCGCTTGGCTCGGGCTGGTTCCCCGACAATACAGCACAGGCGGACGAACGATCCTTGGTGGCATCTCTAAACGCGGCAGCTCTTATCTGCGCACGCTGTTCGTCCAGGCTGCGCACATC
The DNA window shown above is from Hyphomicrobiales bacterium and carries:
- a CDS encoding tripartite tricarboxylate transporter substrate binding protein — translated: MSPTSLASMAFAGFALLAATQSLAQDATIGCSSVELIVGFGAGGGTDLFARSIQPRIEEELGVPVQVLNITGGSGVVAFRDVMRRPADGCTIFGINTDYVLLEVTGAAAELSLLDMSPLVRAHVDIGLLNASASGAESFEAMVMTARNEGRDLLIGGVGAGSFDEGAVMILMDQSDIGYRFIPYDGAQEMHADLLGGRLDLAYDEVGVMLPMAEAGQVRPLLVAFDERIDSLPEVPTAGELGLNVSPPIWRGVAVRRETPEDIKQAIASAVEAALSDERYRAYEIGRSLDIVPGFAGPDAFPDIVRLEIENFAASLGN
- a CDS encoding IS110 family transposase, with protein sequence MTRKQNDDLTGLATVGIDIGKDVFHLVGFDAGGTMVLHKKIKRLALVPTFEALPRCVVGMEACLSAHFVSRTLRKLGFQPRIIPAKYTRPFVKGQKNDYNDAEAIAEAALRPNMRCVTEKTQDQLDLQALHRVRSRLVSRRTATINQIRAFLIEQGITVRTGAAALRNSLFAILKNREDELSPRMVDIIVGLYEDWLWLDQRIEAVTREIETISKREANCQLLMSVPGIGPLISTGMVAAVGTGEAFDKGRDFAAWLGLVPRQYSTGGRTILGGISKRGSSYLRTLFVQAAHIILMRPHNWSKFSFGPWLEAASKRMHKNKLAVALANKLARIAWSMLANGRTFDTHRIEVEVV